In the Rhizobium sp. CB3090 genome, one interval contains:
- a CDS encoding nitroreductase, whose translation MKTDIKLVDYLAVRRSIPAFQMMEPGPDKAEIENILRLASRVPDHGKLAPWRFIVYRGEERARIGEELLKLALEVKPNLSEEMIQVERTRFTRAPVVIAVVSKAGPHFKIPEWEQLMSVGALCLNLLIAANAHGWVSNWLTEWFAYDERAYPLLGVQPGEKVAGFIHIGSSNFPSTERPRPELTETVTWVGGEEA comes from the coding sequence ATGAAAACCGATATCAAGCTGGTCGATTATCTGGCGGTGCGCCGATCCATTCCCGCATTTCAAATGATGGAACCCGGCCCGGACAAAGCCGAAATCGAAAATATTCTGCGGCTCGCTTCGCGCGTGCCGGATCACGGCAAGCTCGCACCTTGGCGCTTCATAGTCTATCGCGGTGAGGAGCGCGCGCGAATCGGCGAGGAGCTGTTGAAGCTAGCACTGGAAGTCAAGCCGAACCTGTCCGAAGAGATGATCCAGGTCGAGCGCACGCGTTTCACCCGCGCGCCTGTTGTCATTGCCGTCGTGAGCAAGGCGGGACCGCATTTCAAAATCCCGGAATGGGAACAGTTGATGTCGGTGGGCGCTCTTTGCCTCAACCTGTTGATCGCGGCCAATGCGCATGGCTGGGTTTCGAACTGGCTGACTGAGTGGTTCGCCTATGACGAGCGTGCCTATCCGCTGCTCGGCGTCCAGCCGGGCGAAAAGGTAGCCGGCTTCATCCATATCGGTTCCTCCAACTTCCCATCCACCGAACGCCCACGCCCGGAACTGACGGAGACCGTGACCTGGGTCGGCGGCGAGGAAGCATGA
- a CDS encoding flavin reductase family protein: MFYTTDTNRHGLAHDPFKAIVAPRPIGWIGSKGRDGSLNLSPYSFFNAVSDRPKLVMFSSAGRKDSVRNVEETGVFTANLVSRHIVEKMNHSSIAVAYGVNEFELAGLTAKPGKLVDAPYVGEAFAVLECRVTEIMQPKGLDGEPSENVMVFGQVIGIHIDEAIIRDGRLDMALARPVARMGYMDYSEGSDVFELLRPKAP; this comes from the coding sequence ATGTTCTACACGACGGACACCAACCGGCATGGCCTGGCGCATGACCCATTCAAGGCTATCGTCGCGCCACGGCCGATCGGCTGGATCGGCAGCAAGGGCAGAGACGGCTCGCTGAATCTGTCCCCTTATTCCTTTTTCAATGCGGTCAGCGACCGGCCGAAGCTGGTGATGTTCTCTTCTGCCGGCCGAAAGGACAGCGTGCGCAATGTCGAGGAAACAGGCGTTTTCACCGCCAACCTCGTCAGCCGCCATATCGTGGAGAAGATGAATCATTCCTCGATCGCCGTCGCCTACGGCGTCAACGAGTTCGAACTGGCCGGACTGACGGCAAAGCCCGGCAAGTTGGTCGATGCGCCTTATGTCGGCGAGGCTTTTGCGGTCCTCGAATGCCGGGTGACCGAGATCATGCAGCCTAAGGGCCTCGATGGCGAGCCATCGGAAAATGTCATGGTCTTCGGCCAGGTCATCGGCATCCATATCGACGAGGCGATCATTCGCGACGGTCGGCTCGACATGGCTCTCGCGCGGCCCGTCGCGCGCATGGGCTACATGGATTATAGCGAAGGCAGCGATGTCTTCGAACTGCTGCGGCCAAAAGCGCCGTGA
- a CDS encoding DUF2336 domain-containing protein: MIIEAFLRWAETAKAEGRARAANALGRAYLQSEMPREERAAAEMAMIYLLDDPSPRVRLSLAEAVARSPDAPRNIILSLAEDQPEIAGQVVLFSPVFTDADLVDLALRGSNVTRVLIASRGRVSRSVSAALAEMGGETEILCLLENEGASLSRVSLKRIAERLGDQADIRGLLLDRDALPSDVRHLLMRHVSEALTGSSLIQATIGAGRLQHITREASEAATVSIAGTVQHEDIPDLVEHLRQSGWLTPAFLMHALCSGKVDFFAGAITNLSGCDERRVRSILSTGRIYAVRALYESAGLARDISIVFVEATLIWREASCANGGTMLENVSERLMRKFRLTEEQPVAAMQLLDMVEKLANAERRQTARTFAALAALAAA; encoded by the coding sequence GTGATCATAGAAGCATTTCTTCGCTGGGCAGAGACCGCCAAGGCAGAGGGTAGGGCGAGGGCAGCCAATGCGCTCGGGCGCGCCTATCTGCAGTCGGAGATGCCGCGGGAAGAGCGTGCCGCGGCCGAGATGGCGATGATCTATCTGCTCGATGATCCGTCGCCGCGCGTGCGCCTGTCGCTGGCCGAAGCAGTCGCGCGTTCGCCGGATGCGCCGCGCAATATCATCCTGTCGCTGGCTGAGGATCAGCCGGAGATCGCAGGGCAGGTCGTTCTTTTTTCACCGGTGTTTACCGATGCCGATCTCGTCGACCTTGCGCTACGCGGCAGCAATGTGACACGCGTCTTGATAGCATCGCGCGGACGAGTATCACGGTCAGTTTCGGCAGCACTCGCCGAAATGGGCGGTGAGACGGAAATCCTTTGCCTGTTGGAAAACGAGGGCGCTTCGCTGTCGCGCGTCTCGCTGAAGCGGATCGCCGAGCGCCTTGGCGATCAGGCCGACATACGTGGGCTGCTTCTTGATCGAGACGCGCTGCCGTCCGATGTGCGTCACCTGCTGATGCGACATGTGAGCGAGGCACTTACTGGCTCAAGCCTTATTCAAGCTACGATCGGCGCGGGCAGGCTTCAGCATATTACCCGTGAGGCCAGCGAGGCAGCTACGGTTTCCATCGCCGGCACGGTTCAGCATGAGGACATTCCCGATCTGGTCGAGCATCTGCGACAGTCCGGCTGGTTGACACCGGCGTTCCTGATGCATGCGCTTTGCTCCGGCAAGGTGGACTTCTTCGCCGGCGCGATCACCAACCTTTCGGGCTGCGACGAGCGGCGCGTGCGCTCCATCCTTTCCACCGGCCGCATCTATGCCGTTCGTGCGCTTTATGAATCCGCCGGCTTGGCGCGCGATATCAGCATTGTTTTTGTCGAGGCGACATTGATCTGGCGTGAGGCATCGTGCGCAAACGGTGGCACTATGCTGGAAAATGTTTCTGAGCGGCTGATGCGTAAATTCAGACTTACAGAAGAGCAACCTGTCGCGGCGATGCAATTGCTCGATATGGTCGAGAAGCTCGCCAACGCCGAACGCCGGCAGACGGCGCGGACATTCGCGGCGCTGGCGGCTCTTGCCGCGGCGTGA